In Paenibacillus sp. 1781tsa1, one DNA window encodes the following:
- a CDS encoding D-2-hydroxyacid dehydrogenase yields the protein MGKIVCFPSLSEEQQQRIQNAAPGYTLKLGKAKELDAAELKEAEIIVGWSPLVAEHALKQDSLLKWVQVWSAGVDSLPFADLQQKNIQVTSANGVHAIPITEIILGMMLSHSRWLRQAMLHQQQSEWKAPAKPLPELHGKTAVIVGVGEIGTETARILKTLGMRTIGVRRSGKDVPNVDQMYDMTGLHEALSQGDYVINILPLTDETKHIYDQTAFEHFQSGACFVNVGRGPSVKTEALLNALQNGQIAFAALDVFEEEPLPADHPLWGMDNVLITPHIAGSTEQYADRAIDIFIKNLEAYVAGKTLPLNLVDYSHKY from the coding sequence ATGGGTAAAATTGTATGTTTTCCATCTCTATCCGAAGAACAGCAACAACGCATTCAGAATGCTGCACCGGGGTACACCCTGAAACTCGGAAAAGCCAAGGAATTGGACGCCGCTGAGTTGAAAGAGGCTGAGATTATTGTCGGCTGGTCACCCCTTGTCGCTGAACATGCATTGAAACAGGACAGCCTGTTGAAGTGGGTTCAGGTCTGGTCTGCTGGTGTGGACAGTCTCCCATTTGCAGATTTGCAGCAGAAGAACATTCAGGTCACTAGTGCAAATGGAGTTCACGCGATTCCAATTACTGAAATTATTCTGGGCATGATGTTATCCCACAGTCGCTGGCTGAGACAAGCCATGTTGCATCAACAGCAGTCCGAATGGAAAGCTCCCGCCAAACCACTACCAGAACTGCACGGCAAAACAGCGGTCATCGTTGGTGTAGGTGAGATCGGAACCGAAACAGCCCGCATTCTCAAAACACTCGGCATGCGTACGATCGGAGTTCGTCGCTCAGGTAAAGATGTCCCTAACGTGGATCAGATGTACGACATGACCGGACTGCATGAAGCCTTGAGCCAAGGCGATTATGTGATTAACATTTTACCGTTGACCGATGAAACCAAACATATATATGATCAAACTGCATTTGAGCATTTCCAATCTGGTGCATGTTTCGTCAATGTGGGCCGAGGCCCCAGTGTGAAAACGGAAGCCTTGCTGAATGCACTCCAAAACGGCCAGATCGCCTTCGCCGCACTTGACGTGTTCGAAGAAGAACCACTTCCGGCAGACCACCCGTTATGGGGCATGGATAACGTCTTAATTACGCCACATATCGCAGGAAGTACAGAGCAATATGCGGATCGTGCAATCGATATTTTCATCAAAAATCTGGAAGCTTATGTTGCTGGTAAGACCCTTCCGCTTAACCTAGTGGATTATAGTCATAAATATTAA
- the thpR gene encoding RNA 2',3'-cyclic phosphodiesterase — MNNQSQQDHSSRRERLFVAIRLPVAVQQSLQMDARLVQNKLDFRKWTDHRDYHITLQFLGDTLVSDIGHLRKALRSVAVEFQAFELQLSDWGTFGLEEAPKVLWKGVSGEVDRLISLQKQIVQATSSLGFEAELRPYSPHITIARKYLGQLPGNENKGVSGVLPEHATGVNSWMVEDIVLYVTRLGKSPMYEVVDTFSFS, encoded by the coding sequence ATGAATAACCAATCACAACAGGATCATTCATCCCGACGGGAAAGATTGTTTGTAGCGATTCGTCTTCCTGTTGCTGTTCAGCAGTCTCTTCAGATGGATGCGAGGCTTGTACAGAACAAGCTAGATTTTCGTAAATGGACAGATCATAGGGATTATCATATAACCTTGCAATTTCTTGGGGATACACTTGTTAGTGACATTGGGCATCTACGGAAAGCATTGCGCTCAGTAGCAGTTGAATTCCAGGCGTTTGAACTTCAGCTTTCGGATTGGGGCACATTTGGGCTTGAAGAAGCGCCTAAAGTGTTATGGAAAGGTGTTAGCGGAGAGGTTGATCGGTTGATTTCACTGCAAAAACAAATCGTGCAGGCCACATCGTCCCTTGGATTCGAAGCTGAATTAAGACCTTATTCTCCCCACATTACCATTGCTAGAAAATATCTGGGACAACTTCCAGGTAATGAGAATAAAGGGGTATCTGGAGTGCTTCCGGAACATGCCACAGGTGTTAATTCATGGATGGTGGAGGACATTGTACTTTATGTGACAAGGCTGGGGAAATCGCCAATGTATGAGGTCGTAGACACATTCTCTTTTTCCTGA
- a CDS encoding cell wall hydrolase, with protein sequence MNIISKNRWVAPMLSVLLVCIVGVNVVQATGKWNEASDSKQMTELAASVQNNQTSTQEERRMMEDGTSLSTQTVAWTESLPAKNWLTTAQEKQELQEAKAKNKARAVAAAKAKKEAALKLAKVERAKAVAAVTTPPQKLYFTRTKLLNQEDSKLATWSYSVSDKELHLLQKIVMAEAEGEPYEGKVAVANVVLNRLRSANFPDTIYKVIYQKSQFSPVANGRLKRVVPNEDSIKAVNAALNGKKEVSDDTYYFLSLTLADDLTVARSQKKVKTIGHHTFYK encoded by the coding sequence ATGAACATTATAAGCAAGAATCGTTGGGTAGCACCGATGTTATCAGTGCTGCTTGTATGTATAGTGGGGGTAAATGTCGTTCAGGCGACGGGGAAGTGGAACGAAGCTAGTGATAGTAAACAGATGACCGAACTTGCGGCTTCTGTGCAAAATAACCAAACATCTACGCAAGAAGAGAGGCGCATGATGGAAGATGGGACAAGTCTGTCTACACAAACCGTAGCCTGGACTGAATCTCTTCCAGCGAAGAACTGGCTAACGACTGCTCAAGAAAAGCAGGAATTGCAAGAAGCCAAGGCCAAGAACAAAGCTAGAGCTGTAGCTGCGGCCAAAGCCAAAAAAGAAGCTGCACTGAAATTGGCAAAAGTGGAACGAGCCAAAGCGGTGGCTGCTGTAACAACTCCCCCCCAAAAACTATACTTTACGCGGACCAAACTTCTGAACCAGGAAGACTCGAAACTCGCAACCTGGTCATACAGTGTGTCCGATAAAGAACTGCATCTGCTGCAAAAAATCGTCATGGCAGAGGCGGAAGGTGAACCGTACGAAGGCAAAGTGGCAGTTGCCAATGTTGTCTTAAACCGGCTGCGGTCAGCCAATTTTCCCGATACCATTTACAAGGTGATCTATCAGAAATCCCAGTTCAGTCCTGTAGCGAACGGACGTTTGAAACGTGTAGTTCCCAACGAGGACAGTATCAAAGCAGTGAATGCTGCGCTGAACGGGAAGAAGGAAGTTTCCGATGATACGTATTATTTCTTATCATTGACGCTTGCCGACGATCTGACAGTTGCCCGCTCGCAGAAAAAAGTAAAAACGATCGGTCATCATACTTTTTACAAGTAA
- a CDS encoding glycosyltransferase, with the protein MRKPRVLLLSEGFGTGHTQAAHALAHGIKKVSPHVHSRVIELGKFLNPTVAPLIFSAYRKTLSVQPKLVSLLYRTQYNKSLNGFTKLALHRIFYTQTAQVVSQLKPDAVICTHPFPNAVISRLKRQGLNIPLYTVVTDYDVHGTWINPEVNKYLVSTPQVKALLEIRGVDPSHIQITGIPVHPDFWEAGDKVTLREEMGLQNMPTALLMGGGWGLSFDEDHMKALTSWADRVQLVFCLGSNEKMIAKMKEMSCFQHPNIRILGYTREVSKLMDVSDVLITKPGGMTCTEALAKRLPMLFIPPLAGQEEENCEYFVQAGYGQVIHSADVITKRFTQLCEQASTQAESPLNVAHITGNRSAYDPTCCAQAVHDLLFPTTAEVTKAPVERFSAGIAATSLSGTRIPF; encoded by the coding sequence ATGCGAAAACCAAGAGTGCTCTTATTATCGGAAGGATTCGGTACCGGTCACACTCAGGCCGCTCATGCGCTGGCACATGGCATCAAAAAAGTCAGTCCACATGTTCACAGTCGTGTCATTGAACTAGGCAAATTTTTAAATCCAACGGTAGCTCCATTAATCTTTTCTGCATATCGAAAGACACTGTCGGTTCAACCCAAACTGGTCAGTCTGTTGTACCGCACACAGTACAACAAGTCATTAAATGGCTTTACCAAGTTGGCGTTGCATCGAATTTTCTATACACAGACAGCACAGGTCGTATCCCAACTGAAACCGGATGCGGTGATCTGTACCCATCCTTTCCCAAATGCAGTGATCTCCCGGCTCAAACGCCAGGGTCTGAATATTCCGCTCTATACCGTCGTGACGGATTATGACGTGCATGGAACATGGATTAATCCGGAAGTGAATAAATATCTGGTCTCTACCCCTCAGGTCAAAGCATTGCTTGAAATTCGGGGGGTTGATCCCTCCCACATTCAGATCACAGGAATTCCTGTGCATCCTGACTTCTGGGAAGCGGGCGACAAAGTAACGCTGCGAGAAGAAATGGGGCTTCAGAATATGCCTACCGCACTGCTTATGGGTGGAGGCTGGGGACTCTCTTTTGATGAGGATCATATGAAAGCTCTCACGTCCTGGGCAGATCGTGTTCAATTGGTGTTTTGTCTTGGAAGCAACGAGAAAATGATTGCAAAGATGAAGGAAATGTCTTGCTTCCAGCACCCTAATATTCGTATTCTGGGATATACCCGTGAAGTAAGCAAACTGATGGATGTATCCGATGTGCTAATCACGAAGCCTGGTGGCATGACATGTACCGAAGCGTTGGCTAAGCGGTTACCCATGCTGTTCATACCTCCGCTGGCGGGTCAAGAGGAAGAGAACTGTGAATACTTTGTACAAGCCGGATACGGCCAGGTCATTCACTCTGCCGACGTGATCACCAAACGTTTCACCCAACTATGTGAGCAGGCATCCACTCAAGCTGAAAGCCCGCTGAACGTAGCACATATTACCGGCAACCGCTCAGCCTATGATCCAACGTGTTGCGCGCAAGCTGTTCATGACTTATTATTCCCGACGACAGCCGAAGTTACAAAAGCACCCGTAGAGCGCTTCTCAGCCGGAATTGCTGCCACGTCCTTGTCAGGTACCAGAATACCATTCTGA